Proteins from one Macrotis lagotis isolate mMagLag1 unplaced genomic scaffold, bilby.v1.9.chrom.fasta BILBYCTG019, whole genome shotgun sequence genomic window:
- the LOC141504010 gene encoding uncharacterized protein LOC141504010 yields MWLPKERPPKMRPSKEVMFEEGVSEEQPSEEGPCEERPSDERPSKKRPPKERPSKEVTIEDEMSEEGPSEERVPKEMPSKEVTFDEEIFEEGLSEEGPSVKESFERPSKKETSETLSKEVIFEEKVSEERPSEERLPKERLSKERPPEKKPSKERPFKTTLLKKTPSKQVSFEKESSEEGPSEERSSKERLPKKRPSKEVMFEEEVTEEGPSGEGPSEKGPSEERSSMERIPKKMLPKKRSTKEMMLEEEVSKEGSSEERPSRERLPKEKPTKERMPKESPPKKRPTKEMMFEEEVSKEGPCDERLSSERLTREKPTKERMPMERPSKEKMLMEKPPKKRPTKEVMFEEEVPKERSSEERPSREKLPQKRPTEEEVSKEEPYDERLSRERLPKEKPTKERMPKERPSKEKMPMEKPPKKRPTKYVMSEEGSSEERPSKESPSKERAPRERPPEKKLSKEVTSEEELSSEEPS; encoded by the coding sequence ATGTGGTTGCCTAAGGAGAGGCCACCTAAAATGAGGCCATCTAAGGAAGTGATGTTTGAGGAGGGGGTGTCTGAAGAGCAACCATCTGAGGAAGGGCCATGTGAAGAGAGACCATCTGATGAGAGGCCATCTAAGAAGAGGCCACCTAAGGAAAGGCCTTCTAAGGAAGTGACAATTGAGGATGAAATGTCTGAAGAGGGGCCATCTGAGGAGAGGGTGCCAAAGGAGATGCCATCCAAGGAGGTGACATTTGATGAGGAGATATTTGAAGAAGGACTATCTGAGGAAGGGCCATCTGTAAAGGAATCATTTGAGAGACCGTCAAAGAAGGAGACATCTGAGACACTCTCTAAAGAGGTGATATTTGAGGAGAAGGTATCTGAAGAGAGACCATCTGAGGAGAGGCTGCCTAAAGAGAGGCTATCTAAAGAAAGACCACCTGAGAAGAAGCCCAGCAAGGAGAGGCCATTTAAGACTACGCTGCTTAAGAAGACGCCATCTAAGCAAGTATCTTTTGAGAAAGAGTCATCTGAAGAGGGTCCCTCTGAGGAGAGATCATCTAAGGAGAGGCTGCCTAAGAAGAGGCCATCTAAGGAAGTTATGTTTGAGGAGGAGGTGACTGAAGAGGGACCATCTGGGGAAGGACCATCTGAAAAGGGACCATCTGAAGAAAGGTCCTCTATGGAGAGGATACCTAAGAAAATGCTACCCAAGAAGAGATCAACTAAGGAGATGATGTTGGAGGAGGAGGTGTCTAAAGAGGGATCATCTGAGGAGAGGCCATCCAGGGAGAGGCTACCCAAGGAAAAGCCAACTAAGGAGAGGATGCCTAAGGAGAGTCCACCTAAGAAGAGGCCAACTAAAGAAATGATGTTTGAAGAGGAGGTTTCTAAAGAGGGACCATGTGATGAGAGGCTTTCTAGTGAGAGGCTAACCAGGGAAAAGCCAACTAAGGAGAGGATGCCTATGGAGAGGCCATCTAAGGAGAAGATGCTTATGGAAAAGCCACCCAAGAAGAGACCTACTAAAGAGGTGATGTTTGAGGAGGAAGTGCCTAAAGAGAGATCATCTGAGGAGAGGCCATCTAGGGAAAAGTTGCCTCAGAAGAGGCCAACGGAGGAGGAGGTGTCCAAAGAGGAACCATATGATGAGAGACTTTCTAGGGAGAGGCTACCCAAGGAAAAGCCAACTAAGGAGAGGATGCCTAAGGAGAGGCCATCTAAGGAGAAGATGCCTATGGAAAAGCCACCCAAGAAGAGACCTACTAAATATGTGATGTCTGAAGAAGGATCATCTGAGGAAAGGCCATCTAAGGAGAGTCCATCtaaagagagagcacctagggAGAGGCCACCTGAGAAGAAGCTATCTAAGGAGGTGACATCTGAGGAAGAGTTATCGTCTGAAGAACCATCTTAG
- the LOC141504011 gene encoding uncharacterized protein LOC141504011, with protein MLPKERPPKKRPFKERSHKRTLKKVTSQKLFEGGTSEEGLFKERLSEERLPIQKTSEQKLFVKGSSDEGPSKEEMYDKKMLLEQEHTLVEKMLNMLQKQGDLLPDQRPSTREKMVNSMVKEFKFPRRAIQLLLKDKKLMAEKAEVIKQKKEQLQKKRLLLQKEIELSQGKEFMREENFLFHKMTLRAKRKRLDKEEKEVAMEEKELFIEGILLRERKKNIQEEKKIEREKRQLQRTGRVEPSFMGEVSESSKEREKLSILEESELVEHEELSEGSKWKKPKEPEVGGEQRRNLWEERKKLQEESKLSRELRAMMEDKNYEKRAAMRQKLRQRRRQLRKERGLLEDEKELAKEKSKKMEMEAFLTEEEMSRVSKVPEKLLKD; from the coding sequence ATGTTGCCTAAGGAGAGGCCGCCTAAGAAAAGACCATTTAAGGAGAGATCACATAAGAGAACACTTAAGAAGGTGACATCACAGAAGTTGTTTGAAGGGGGAACATCTGAGGAAGGACTATTCAAAGAACGACTATCTGAGGAGAGACTACCTATACAGAAAACATCTGAACAGAAGCTGTTTGTGAAGGGGTCATCTGATGAGGGGCCATCTAAGGAGGAGATGTATGACAAGAAGATGCTCCTGGAGCAAGAACACACGCTGGTAGAGAAAATGTTGAATATGCTTCAGAAGCAGGGAGATCTATTACCTGACCAGAGACCATCAACAAGGGAGAAAATGGTTAATTCCATGGTGAAGGAATTTAAATTCCCGAGGAGAGCTATCCAGTTGTTGCTAAAAGATAAGAAGCTCATGGCAGAAAAGGCAGAGGTAATCAAGCAGAAGAAGGAGCAACTCCAAAAGAAGAGGTTGTTGTTGCAGAAGGAGATAGAACTGAGCCAAGGTAAAGAGTTCATGAGGGaagaaaactttctttttcaCAAAATGACACTCAGGGCAAAGAGGAAAAGACTagataaggaagagaaagaagtggCCATGGAGGAAAAGGAGCTCTTTATAGAGGGGATTTTgctgagggaaagaaagaagaatattcaagaggagaagaaaatagagagagaaaagaggcaaCTCCAAAGGACTGGAAGAGTAGAACCTTCTTTCATGGGGGAAGTGAGTGAATCCTCCAAGGAGAGAGAGAAGCTGTCCATCTTGGAAGAAAGTGAACTTGTTGAGCATGAAGAATTGAGTGAGGggtccaaatggaaaaagccaAAGGAACCTGAGGTGGGTGGTGAACAGAGGAGAAATCtctgggaggagaggaagaagctTCAGGAGGAGAGTAAATTGTCCAGGGAACTGAGAGCTATGATGGAAGATAAGAACTATGAGAAAAGGGCAGCCATGAGGCAGAAGCTCAGGCAAAGGAGGAGGCAGCTGCGGAAAGAAAGGGGATTGCTGGAGGATGAAAAAGAGTTGGCTAAGGAAAAGAGCAAGAAAATGGAGATGGAGGCTTTTCTGACAGAGGAAGAGATGAGTAGAGTTTCTAAAGTTCCAGAGAAACTCCTGAAAGATTGA